One segment of Thermoanaerobacter kivui DNA contains the following:
- a CDS encoding NAD(P)/FAD-dependent oxidoreductase → MKLYDVIIVGGGPAGLFTALELIDKKEGLKILLLEKGKDIQKRVCPINAYGSRCANCKPCAITCGIGGAGAFSDGKLTLTSEFGGVLDEYMPKSQLNDLISYVDSIYVKFGGTTEVHGTDREKIREIEKRAQAADLKLIPAVIKHLGTEKCFDIIKNMRDNIGQKVEIKTETPVAEIIVENGKVKGVVTEKGEEYYGKYIVVVPGREGAEWFKREADRLGLETKNNAVDIGVRVEIPAVVMEDITKEIYESKFIYYSKSFDDRVRTFCMNPYGKVVIENNNGIKTVNGHSYKDIKTDNTNFAILVSKEFTHPFNRPIEYGRYIAELANMLGDGVLVQRLGDLLAGRRSTPERIKRGLVEPTLKDATPGDLSLVLPYRFLQSIIEMLQAMDKVAPGVYSKHTLLYGVEVKFYSSRVKLTDKFETQIQNLFAAGDGAGITRGLAQASVSGVVVAREILNRVK, encoded by the coding sequence ATGAAATTGTACGATGTCATTATTGTTGGAGGAGGACCTGCAGGGCTTTTTACTGCTTTAGAATTAATTGATAAAAAAGAAGGATTAAAAATATTATTGTTGGAGAAAGGAAAGGATATACAAAAAAGGGTTTGTCCTATTAATGCCTATGGTTCAAGGTGTGCCAATTGTAAACCCTGCGCTATTACTTGTGGAATAGGTGGCGCAGGGGCATTTAGTGATGGGAAATTAACTTTGACGTCAGAGTTTGGTGGAGTTTTAGATGAATACATGCCTAAGTCGCAGCTTAACGACCTTATAAGTTATGTAGACAGCATATATGTAAAATTTGGAGGAACAACAGAAGTTCATGGTACAGATAGAGAGAAAATTAGAGAAATAGAAAAGAGGGCTCAGGCTGCAGATTTAAAATTGATTCCAGCAGTGATAAAGCATTTAGGTACAGAAAAATGCTTCGATATTATAAAAAACATGAGAGATAATATTGGGCAAAAAGTGGAGATTAAAACAGAAACACCTGTGGCTGAGATAATTGTAGAAAATGGGAAAGTAAAAGGCGTAGTTACAGAAAAAGGAGAAGAATATTACGGAAAATATATAGTTGTAGTACCTGGAAGAGAAGGTGCTGAATGGTTTAAAAGAGAGGCTGATAGACTCGGACTTGAAACAAAAAATAATGCTGTTGATATAGGCGTGAGAGTGGAAATTCCTGCTGTTGTCATGGAAGACATAACAAAAGAAATATACGAATCAAAGTTTATATATTATTCAAAGTCTTTTGATGACAGAGTAAGGACATTTTGTATGAATCCTTACGGGAAAGTGGTTATTGAAAATAATAATGGTATAAAAACGGTAAATGGACACAGTTACAAAGATATAAAAACGGACAATACAAATTTTGCAATACTTGTCAGCAAAGAGTTTACTCATCCTTTCAATAGGCCGATAGAATACGGTCGCTATATAGCAGAACTTGCCAATATGCTGGGTGATGGAGTGCTTGTCCAAAGATTAGGGGATTTACTGGCAGGAAGGCGTTCCACCCCTGAGAGGATTAAAAGAGGTCTTGTTGAACCGACGTTAAAAGATGCAACGCCGGGAGATTTAAGCTTAGTGCTTCCCTACAGATTTTTGCAGTCAATAATTGAAATGCTTCAAGCCATGGACAAAGTAGCGCCAGGAGTCTATTCTAAGCATACGCTTTTGTACGGTGTTGAGGTAAAGTTTTATTCATCAAGGGTTAAGCTTACTGACAAGTTTGAAACGCAAATTCAAAATCTCTTTGCAGCAGGGGATGGAGCAGGAATTACAAGGGGTTTAGCACAAGCTTCTGTATCCGGTGTTGTAGTCGCAAGGGAAATATTAAATCGAGTTAAATAG